ACAGTCTCGACTTTGCAGTGATGCCACGTTGCCATGCTTGTCACAGAGCAACTGATCCTCTAGATGTCATCTCTACAAAGAAAGAACAGAAAGGCAAGATTTTAGATAAATGAACTATATCAGTACAGAAGAAGCACTCGCTGAATACTGAACATGAGTAACACAAAGATACAATAGAAAATAATGACTGTTAACAGTGTATCACGTATCACCTGAGATGCCACCTTCATAACAATTATAGGCAATCCAGGGACTTCTCCTTGCACTTGCTTAAACAAGGCTCTGACCTCATCATCTTTGTGTACCTATAAAATCATTTAGATGAAATAAAAATCATCTTGGGTTAATATACAATATTTGGAGAAAGTTGGAGTTCATTTTGTATGGACAGTGGACATTTCCATGTAACTGTTTGGAAGTAGAGCATTCCATATAACTGTGGTAGAATTGAATTAGAAAGATTAAAAGAATATCAACCTTCTTTATTCCTTTACCACCCACACCCCATGATAAATTCTTGCCCATAAACAAACATGTCATAGTTCTGTTGTTAGTCTCAACTACGTACAGATTATTATACAAGATTTCCACAACCCTGAACATTAGTACAAGAGCCCGAAATACAAATAAAGGACCTACATATCCCTACAATTAAAACAAAATTACAAACCTGCACCTATCAGCCACATATCTTACTTATCCATACACAATCTACAACTTATCCACTCTGTGAGCATGCACATCTCCACGTTCTCACAGTACCGAGCAACCGCAATTCAATCACAGCACAACAATTAAGATATGTCATCCGGATCACTTGGTTCCCCTTTTACACACAGAAGAATTCAACAGAGCAAGGAACCCCAACCTTACTGAATTTTAGAGTTCAAGCTGAAGTAGTACAGTACAAATCTGATTGATTGCAACCCTCAAACACACATCTATGCATCTGGCGTCCGATCCACTAACTAATCCTACTCCATCCAGCCTAACTAACGCATGTACAGTGGTCAGATCGAAGGAGACAAATCACCATGTTTAGAACATGGCAGGAGCTTACCTCATGCTGGAAGAACTTGGTGGAACGGAATGCCAAAGCCTTGCTTCGTCTGCATCCTCTTGTTCCTGCGCTCATGGGGGGGGGAAGAAAGGATTTTAGGACTGGGAGGAAGGAGCGGGGGAGCTGCGCGGGAGAGTGGACCTGGAGGACCGGGAGGAGGCGCGGGGGAGCGGCGTGGCGTCGTGGAGCGGAGCGACGACGCGTGACCCAGAGCAGTGTGGTCGCCTTGGCCGCCGCGAGCGCGAGCAGGCAGAGGAGGTAGCCCGCCAGGAGCTCCGCAGTAGCCACCCCGGGCCGAGACCCTAACCCTGACCTCTCTTGCGAGGGCCGGCGGTGAGCTGCGCTCCTCCTGATGAGGAGAGACGAGGGCgagtggaggcggaggcggcggcggcgcgagggcgaGCTGAGGCGGAGGCAGCGCAAGGGCGAGCGGTGGCGGCGTGCGAGGCAGAGGGGatcgagagagggagaggaggaggtgggacGAGCGACGGCTAGGTCACACCCATGTGGTGATTGGATATTTTTTCAACCATGGGAAATGGCGAAAATGCCCTCGGTGGCCATCCAGTTTTACAAGCGGTGGCAAACTTTCATTGCTACAGGGGCGGGATTGGATCGGACGGACAAGATCTTCCAGCGGCTCGATCAGACGGCCGGAATCGCATCAAGGGAACCGATCGGACGGCCAGGAAGCCCAAATCGCTGAGAATACTCAGGTTTCGAGCGATCTCGTTTTTCTGGATATTCAACAACAAGTTGACCACATGCAAAATGTATCAAAATGTAACCGATTGTAACCACAAATGTTTCTGAAATGATCTAGAAACATGAACACTTAGTTAACATGTGTTTTTCAATTTCAACATTTAATTCTAAATTTTAATTGCATAAGAAAGTATCTGAATTTTAACATGTAGATGTCCATATTGTTAACCATATCTGAATGTACCTgaatttgaactacttcaaaaaattaTATCTGAATTTAAGCCAATTAATTACTGAATGTACATGAATGTATCTAAATTTGGAGAACTTGACATATGTATCAATCAATTCCTAATGCAGAAGACAATGTAGTACTAAATTACACATACCAGTGCCTGCATTAATAACAACTACATCAAAGAGAGCATGCTTTAATTACAAACTCCCCCCAAATCACTACAAACTCTAGTCAATTCACTACAACCCTAGCTCTCGTCAACATATTGAATCGTATCTACAACCCCCACATCAGTACAAACCCTAGTCAATGCCACCCAAACCCGAGCGAAAACCCTATCGAAACCCCCTGCCAAAACCCTAGTACTAACCCCTTTCTCCTTAAGATTTCGACTTCTAATCCATTGATTGCGACTATGGACTATCGGCTATGGGCGAAAACACATGAATAAAAGCTGATTATGGTGGAGGCTCACATGTTCATACCGTATTGCGGTGGCGGTTTGTGTTCCGGGCGACGAATAGGGGCCATCACGAGAGCAGACATGCGACGCTGCCTTGAACCTCCCTTCTGGCCACGGCATGACCTCCCGCAGCCTCGCTCCCGACGAGAGAAGAAGTCACTGATCACCTCCTCTGATCAGTGAACCAGGCGAGGGCTATTGTGGTCCAAAGCAGTTTAGGCGCACTACATTTCGGAATCTAGCCCAAAAAACTATACGCATTAGAATatgaaaatggagggagtactaaattacACATACCAGTGCCTGCATTAATAACAACTACATCAACAATAGCCTGCTTTAATTACAAACTCCCGCCAAATCAGTACAAACCCTAAATCTCGTCAACATACTGAATCGTATCTacaaccccccccccaaaaaatttAGTACAAACCCTAGTCAATGCCACCCAAACTCGAGCGAAAACCCTACCAAAATCCCCAAAAAATCCCCTGCCAAAACCCTAGCACTAACCCCTTTCTCCATAAGATTTCGACTTTCAAATCCATTGATTGCGACTATGGACTATCGGCTATGGGGGGAAACACATGAACAAAAGCTGATTATGGCGGAGGCTTATGGGTTCATACCGTATTGCGGCGGCGGTTCGTGTTCCGAGCGACGAACATGGGCCATCGCGAGAGCAGACGCGCGACGCTGCCTTGAACCTCCCTTCTGGCGACGGCACGACCTCCCGCAGCCTCGCTCCCGACAAGAGAAGAAGCCAGCGATCACCTCCGCATCTGATCATCTTCACGGGAAAACCAATCGTCTCCCCACCTCGACCGCAATGAAGAAGGAAATAAAGCAGGGATGAGCTTTATGCAAATCACTTCACGTGGGACAAATACGACATATGTGGTGACCAACGCTGTTCACTGATGTGACATCAAGCACTGTAATCTAATCTGGGTATTCCAGTGTACAGCAAGCAAAGTGAACTTCACGATTAAATACAGTGGATGTGGGTGAATTTAACTCTCTCCAAATCCGTTGACCCGAAGCTCGTTCCAGCAGTCTCGAAGCGATAAAAAGGAAAGCAGCAATATCTAAAAAGAAAAGAAGCAATATCTAGGACTGACGGGTGGGAGCCCACCTGTTTAATTTTTTGAGGGAAAGGAGCTCACCTTcagacctggccaaacgggccggcccagcacGGCACGACACGGCCCGTgctaatcgtgcctggcccggcacagcccgccatggcacgtttaatagccgggccgtgctgtgccggcccacgggcgctgctccttggcccaggcacgGCCTGATTAGTAAACGGGCCGGCCCGATGGCCCGTTTAGCACGCTAGGCTGCACATTTTCAGCCTGCTGGGCTGGTTTTTAGGCCTATTGGGCTGTAttttaggtatatatatatatatataaatctaaaaaatatataaaaaaattaaacgggccgtgccgtgccggcccgcgtgcccaggctccaggcccaggcacggcccgtttagcctgtgccgtgcctggcccatggcgggccgtgccggcGTGCTCACGGGCCGGCCTGTTTagcccggcccgtttggccagctatactCACCTTTGGTTGGGTGGGTCGAAGGCGAACCAGATCAACCctctccctcaaaaaaaaaaaaaagaagtcGAACCAGATCAGAGACCAGACGCACGCAAATCACTTCCCcattccctcgccgccgccgccgccgcctccgccccgtcAATCTCCTCCTCCGCGGCGGCGCCGCCATGCTCTGGCTCCGGTGCTGCGGCCTCACCCAGCTCCTGTCGTTTCGCTCCGCCTCCACCATCTCCCAGCTCAGGTGCCTCATCTCCGccaccgcgcccgcgcccgccgtcTCCCCGAACCCTAGCTTCGCCGTGGAGGAGTATCTCGTCTCCACTTGCGGCCTCACCCGACCGCAGGCCCTCAAGGCCTCCGCTAAGCTCTCCCACCTCAAGTCCCCTTCCAAGCCCGACGCCGTCCTCGCCTTCCTCGACGGCCTCGGCCTCTCCGGCGCCGAtgtcgccgccctcgtcgccagGGACCCGCTGTTCCTCTGTGCCAAAGTGGAGAAAACCCTGGCACCCAATGTCGCGGAGCTCACCGGCCTCGGTCTCTCGCCTTCTCAGATCGCGCGCCTCGTCTCGCTCCCCAGTGTCACTTTCCGCTGCAGATCCATCGTCTCCACGCTGGAGTACTTCTTGCCCCTCTTCGGGTCCTCCGAGAACCTCCTTTGAGCCCTACCTCGAGCGGGTGGCTCCATTCTCGGGTCCAACCTCGAGCGGGTGGTCAAGCCCAATGTCGCCTTCCTGCGCGAGTGCGGGCTAGGTGCTTGTGATATTGCCAGGCTCTGCATACATACGCCATCGCTGCTCAGCATCAGCCCGGAACGCATCCGGACAGCAGTGGCATGTGTCGAAGGTCTTCTTGGTGTACCCCGCGGATCTCTGATGTTCAAACATGCATTACAAGCTGTTGCATACCTCAGCGAAGACAAAATCACTGCCAAAGTGGAGCTCTTGAAGAAAACATTCACGTGGACGGATGCTGAGGTGGGCATTGCTGTTTCTAAGGGTCCAGCAGTGTTGTCCAGGACTAAAGAATCGCTGCAGCGCAGGTCCGAGTTCCTTATCTCCGAGTTGGGATTGGAACCAGCATACATTGCTTATCGTCCAGCATTGCTCACTTATAGTCTAGAGGGCCGGCTCAGGCCCCGGTACTACATTGTAAAGTTTCTTAAGGAAAATGGATTGCTCAAGTGTGACCCAAACTACTATACTGTTTTTAAGGAGTCCGACATGACATTCAAGAAGAAGTTCATACACCCTCATAAGGAAGCTGTACCACACCTTGAAAAAGACTACGATGCTGCTTGCAAAGGGGAAGTGCCCACTAATTTCAGATTCACATAAGCCAAGGACGTGCTCTGATGTAACTGTGTGCTGGTTGTCCGCTGCTGTATGTCTGTTAGATGCTGGGTTGGTGGTTGGTAATGAGTGATGAAGCTGATAATTTGATCCCTGGATACTGATATGTAATGTCACCACTCATCAGAGAAGAAACCATGGATTGGTTATGAACTTTTTCATCCTCATTCATGTTTTATACACATGTATTGGAGCTAAGTAAGTGTGAGATCAGGCCATTCTGTAATGCACTAAAATTTCAGTTTTTAAGTTAGTTGCCTGTGCATTGAGATAATGAGCCAAGGTAAGGTCTCCTTCATTGTGGGTAATGCATTCCTAATCTTCTATTACTGTTTTTGCAATTCATAGTGGATAATTTGAGGATAAATCTGATGCCCTTCCCAAATCTAGGTAAATAGTCCTTTTGGAAGCAGATGGAGGGAATGCTATCCCCTGGTGTTAGCGTTTCTTATGTAGGGCCCAGGGTTAATTCACCTTGCTTTAGCATAAACTGTTTCTTCTTGTTTGAATTGTTTTTGTAAATCTTTGTGTGCAACGAATGACTTATTCTTAGTCCTCTGTGCTAAAATAAAGAAACCAGATTAGTCGTATATTCCTCAAATTTGTGACACAATGCCATAAGATAACCTTGTCCCCTGTTTTGTTGTGTCATCATGGTTTTTTCAGTTTTTCATTTGTATCTACTGTTTTGGTGTGATGGAGCCGAAACTAGACACAAAATTTTATGGAGTCATCAGAAGCTGTGGCCTTCTGCCGCCGTGACAATTTCTGCATAGATCTTTGAGATAATTCTCGAGAGGTAGGACAGGAGCCACGAGCAGTACTTCCTCAGTTACCCAACAATGTCATTCACACCAAGGAACCATATGATATTTTCGCAGCTATGACATTTGTGCCAAATTCCTGCCTGCACTAACAATACGCATATATAGTACTGTTTGACATGCATGCTTGTAGTATGCAACTAACCTACAATTGCTAACCTGACTGATTTAGCTTGTCTTGTTAAAAATATTGGGTATTGTGACAAATTTGTGCCTGCAGGTTAGAATTTGGTGATAGTGACATTAAGTTAGTCTTTTGGTATGGTGCTGAAAAGCAGAGGGCTTTCTTTCTTCCAGGTGAAGAAGTGCTGAAACTGGATGTACATGgtgtttttctttcttcttccaggaaaCAAGATGAAACATGGCGGCTATGGCTTGCTGTGCTCTATACATGATTTTGAAGGCTCTGTTAGTTGATGATGCCCTGAAGCTTCAGTGACAAGTATGCCTTGATGATGTCTCTTTTTTGAATTTTGCAAGTTAAGTAATCCTTCTAGTTTGTACTGTAGATTTCAATGTAGCATCGCTTTAATCAATTTGTACATTTTGTTGGATCTTCACTTGGGATGTAAACAATTTGAATGAGCCACTTATGCATGTAAACAGTAAGCGCTATGTAAATTTTGTAGTCTGAACTCTGAATTTGAAGCAGAGCTGAACGTTAACTCTGCTTCTTTCAGCCTCCTTGTGTGAACTCTGAAACTTATTGTACCCAATTCAAGTGTGAAGCTATAGTAGTTGTTCAAAACATCTGTCGGGAACCAAGTTAACTAGAATCAGAACTGAAGTTGGCTAACTTTTATGTATGATTCATAGATATTATGTCAGACTCTTCAGGGCCACAACTGTTTTATCTATATATTCCATTGTCACAGCTGCATCTGTATGACACGAGTTCTTATGTTTCCAGATTATCGTGACTGGGCGTAACTAATAATGTTGAGAAATCATTAGAGGATTTTTAGCAAAAAGCTATTGTGTCATTTTCATAAATGTCCAACTTAGTCTATTAAAAAAGCGTTCTGACATTACCGTGTTAATTTCTGCCATATCCTTTAGCTAATTTTATTCCATATGAGCACTATCTATATATATACTGAGGGCATCCTTATCCCTTAGCATAATTTTTTACGATAGTAAAGTGGTCTTATGAACCATACTTCTTGGCAAATTTCTATCTAGAAAGTCGTAATCAAAAAAGGAAAAACCTGGATGGGATGCCACTTAGTGTAGAATCTTACAGAATTTTAATCATAGGGATAGTAGAGATATATTATACCATAATTTAAGAACAGAGCTGTGTGAGGATGGTCATATACTGGTTTGTTCCCGATGTGACGCTGTAGTAGTTGAAAGAAATCAGATCTCAGGTGTGTACTTGGTAGTAAGGCAAAGGAGATGGTCCATGCTAATACCCGCGAAGAGATGTGATCTAAAGTCAACTGTGTGTCCCTTCTCTGGTGCTTGTTGAAATTATGAAACAAGGTTAATGAAATGTAGGCGAGGGGAACGGGTTAAATGATGAAGTGACTTACCACAAGGTGAGAAGATGTTGAGTTTTCCTGAAGGAAAAAAGGGCTGGGCAATAGAAGCATACTGATTTACTGAATGTGGATGGTGCTTTCTTTTTTCCAGGTGAAgatgttgtcacatccctagcttctggtgctgcctggtgtgtgcatcatgtttaaattctgaaatttgaactgaggaattttggaagcctcaaaaacttaaataaaagaggggcagaaaccctaaaaatctcattcattgttccaaaatgctcttcttaaatgtttgataattttggtaagggttctggtcccaaccaaaatattgaacatttttaaggatttatttttgggactttggatttaattcattagctatttgaatttgaattatattcatataattagaatataatttcaaatacccctgaaatattttataagcttttggaaaagtccatctagcatataaaatattcagaggagtttttggcattgtttgaattactttaaattcaaaacagtggcaaaataaattaaataaaacaaaacagaagaaaaaaataaaaaagagcagaaaacctacctgttgctcacctgtccagcccagccggcccagctcccccagcggcccagcccgccaccgctaccccgctgtcgccttcctcctctgccaggaggacgggcacgcgcccggcgcgcgcggccacgcgccccggccacctcctccctgcttcggccacctcctgcctccctgcttgcctccactactccctggagacgccacgcggcccccacgacctctctcactctcccgtatctctccctacgtccctatccccctctgctctctctctctctcgcgatcgaccacgagcacccgagagcaccgacgagctccaccgcggccagtgtccacccctcgcctcggcgatgcttccagaggaaccgccgcgccttcctctttgtctccaccaactcacgtgacgccgggtgcaccgcagcgtcgtccctgccgccttcatcgccgcatctgtccggcgatcgccgcggtcgattcgccgcctccgacgcctccccgagaccaccgagctgctcatcgacctcgctgtgagcctacgtgcagaacccctctccttcccctcgcgtttgcgagctctaggccatagctccgtcgcggccgaactccggccgccgctgacctcgtcgccgccgtcacggcagccactggagctcccacccgagtacaccagtgtgctcagcgcgcctccacgaacctgcagctaccagtagctccgcctcccatgccctctagcaccatactcggctgctcccgaacgccggccgccgccacgagctcgaccccggcgagctcgaaccaccccaacccctcccatttggctctctggatgcgcaagagcgagggctatgccctggtgccctcagcgcgccaatccgacgccctagcgcaagtccggcgtgcccccgccgtgttctgtggtcgccatcggctggtctccgacgtgctgacgtggcgccgtcgttaggggctaatgaccctgctaattagcccctgtgacactgacagctgggccccacgcccttaattaaccacggcttaaacttctgttagtttaggttaatcatagtggccccacgcgtcaggttgactttgctgacgtggtcattggccggacccacctgtcattgaccctgggcagcactgtgtcactgaccagtggaccccactggtcaggtttgacctggggcgcccaattgactctgctgacgtcacagtgacgtggggctgacgcaataagtattttctggatttattataattcaggaaatttcagaaaatgcctaaaacttctaaaattcatagaaattcaaccgtaactccaaattaaaaatttatatatgaaaaattatcagaaaaattcaaggaatccatctgtaccattttcatgcatgttaggacaacttatagctgctgtttagcacaaatcaattaaagggcatttaaataatcacatatggagtttgaatttgaatcttgtattcaaaccaaccccatttaacttgttgctagatgcattagcccaaaacacattcattttgccatgtcatgatcatgcatcatattgtgcattgcattgattgtgtttccttctgtgttgccggtatttgtcccctctcgatagacgtgataccgatgatgtgatcgttgacactgatgaagactcaatgttatcttcagaagtgccaggcaagcaaaacccccttgttcattccgataaaatcccactctctcgctcctgctctcttttactgcattaggacaacaacgacatatttgatacttgctgcggtagctgaaccctttatcctttgcatgacctgacattgccacagtaaatagatgaaacccactagcatgagtaggagttgtttgagccctgatgtgcctactcattcatgcttgtttgtcatgcctgctactgcttagagttgagtcaggtctgattcatcggggatgaatcagaggcatgtgaacatgtcctactatgggtgaactaagtgtgtgaacacgatttggtaaaggtagcggtgagaggccatgtaggagtacatggtgggttgtctcattgcagccgtcctcaggaactgagttctgtgtttgtgatccatgaacagctactaccacacattgggctccgggcgctccaagctctctcgacttattaatcaacatgatctctgtccaggagttgcaactagtttctggtgtttgtaggtagtgttagtagtctaccaagtggcacccggtacaggtgggcttgggacagactaggcacagtggcacggtgtaccaagtggcacccggttggtgggcttgggaaccctgcacacatcgtttggggccgtaagcgacaccccggccggatctccttgcggatggaacccgaataggcgataaacctggactagagacttgttcggttagtcaggtcgtggccgactccctcgcccggcttccgcttgaaggttgccgaggtacatgacgtgtacagggcgataagtggcgaaagcgtgtgtgaagaagtacacccctgcagggttaacatcatctattcgaatagccggattcctcggatatggaaacttggaccccttgcatagttcatagacaagtgaaagtggatactctaaaatgcgcaagataagagtgagtgctatggatggcgttctcgtagggagacgggagcggatccatagtggtgtattgatatggtgaatatgtggactcgtgtgcgccactttaaaagagttacttgcagtcgtagttcaggatagccaccgagtcaaagctggcttgctgcagtcaaacccctccacccccttgttgataatgatgcatatgtagatagatctgat
Above is a window of Triticum aestivum cultivar Chinese Spring chromosome 6B, IWGSC CS RefSeq v2.1, whole genome shotgun sequence DNA encoding:
- the LOC123138643 gene encoding uncharacterized protein; protein product: MIRCGGDRWLLLLSGARLREVVPSPEGRFKAASRVCSRDGPSVARPTSSSPSLDPLCLARRHRSPLRCLRLSSPSRRRRLRLHSPSSLLIRRSAAHRRPSQERSGLGSRPGVATAELLAGYLLCLLALAAAKATTLLWVTRRRSAPRRHAAPPRLLPVLQVHSPAQLPRSFLPVLKSFLPPPMSAGTRGCRRSKALAFRSTKFFQHEVHKDDEVRALFKQVQGEVPGLPIIVMKVASQR
- the LOC123135439 gene encoding uncharacterized protein; the protein is MLWLRCCGLTQLLSFRSASTISQLRCLISATAPAPAVSPNPSFAVEEYLVSTCGLTRPQALKASAKLSHLKSPSKPDAVLAFLDGLGLSGADVAALVARDPLFLCAKVEKTLAPNVAELTGLGLSPSQIARLVSLPSVTFRCRSIVSTLEYFLPLFGSSENLL